The sequence below is a genomic window from Haloferax mediterranei ATCC 33500.
GGTAGTACCGCTCGATGTCGTCGCCTTTCGTCTCGTAGGTGGCCGCGAGGCCGCCGAGTGAGTCGGCCGCCTCGAAGATTCGAACGTCGTGACCCCGGTTACGGAGTCGGTGCGCCGCAGCGAGACCCGCAATGCCGCCGCCGACGATACCTATCATAGCCCGGATTTCGATGTGCGGCGGAAAGTCCTTTCTGATGTGGTCAGTGCCGGTTTCGACGGGGGAATTTTAACCCCGGTCGATAGAGTGCGGAGCATGCAGGGCGCGTCTCAATGGCAGGCTACGCCGTACACGATTCCGCTTGGGGTCGGTGCCGGTCTCTTCGTAGCCCTCGGACTGTATCTTCTCCACCGCCAGACGGAACGCCGCCTCATCCCGGGCGCGGCACTCGGTGCACTCCTGTTGTTCGCATCGGGGCTCTGGATGGGGCTGTACGCGCTCGAACTCTCCCGAACCGGCTTCGCGACCAAGGTGCTTTTGAACCAACTCGGCTATTTCGGCATCGCGCCGCTCCCGTTGCTGTGGTTCGCGTACGTGATGCGTCACGCCGGATTTGATGATTTGCCGCGGTCGGCGTGGGCGGCCCTCGGGAGTGTCCCTGTCGTCACAATCGGACTCGTCCTGACGAACCAGTGGCACAAACTCATCTGGACCGACCTGCGGCTCTCCACGCAGCCTGGGTACGTCGTCCTCGTGAACGAACACGGCGTCGCGTTCACTGTCTACATCATCTACGCGTACGTACTCGTCTTCGCGGGCGTCGGCATCCTCGTTCGGACGCTCTTCCGTGCTAGTGGAATCCATCGAAAACAGACACTCGGGTTGCTCGTCGGCGGTCTCATCCCTGCGGCTGGTGGCATCATCTACATCACCGACCTGAGTCCCGTTTCGGGCCTAAACCTCCCCGCACTGGCGTTTTCGCTCACCTCGGCAGCCGTCGCGTGGAGTGTCTTCCGACACCGACTGTTCACGCTCGTTCCGGTCGCATGGGAGTCCGTCATCGAGTCGATGCACGACGCCGCCATCGTCCTCGACAACGACAGGCGAGTGCTCGATGCGAATCCAGCGAGTGAGCGACTCCTCACCCGTTCGCTCGAAGGGTCATACGGGCAGTTGGTCGACGACGTGTTGTTACCCGAAGTCGTTGCTGCGCTTCCTGCAACTCCCAACGCGGAGGCGACGGTCACACTCGACGGCGAGGAACGGGACCTGTTGGTGGAGACGACACCGCTCGGCGAGGAGTCGCTGACCACGGGAACACTCGTTCTCGTCCGCGACATCACTGAGCGTACGGAGCGCGAACGACAACTCCAGCGCCAGAACGAGCGCCTCGATGAGTTCGCTTCGGTCGTCTCCCACGACCTGCGAAACCCGCTTACGGTCGCCTGCGGCTATCTGGAACTGGCACAGGAGACCGGTGACGACCAGTACTTCCAACGGGTCGAAGAAGCCCACGACCGGATGGAGACAATCATCGAAGACCTGCTGACGCTCGCCCGGCAGGGGGAGACACTGACGGACGTGACACCGGTTGCCCTGAAGACGGTCGCGCAGGAGGCATGGGACAGTACCGCCGTCGGCGACGCCACGCTCGATGTTCGACTGGACCGGACGATTGCTGCCGACCGGGGGCGACTCCGCCAACTGCTCGAAAACCTGTTTCGGAACTCGGTAGAACACGGTGAGACAGACGAGTTCGCGTCCGACGACCGCTCAATCACTGTTACTGTCGGTGCGCTGGACGACGGGTTCTACGTCGAAGACGACGGTCCCGGAATCCCCGAGCGGGAGCGAGAAAACGTGTTCGAACGTGGCTACACGACACACGAAGACGGCACCGGCTTCGGCCTTCCTATCGTCAAATCAATCGCCGACGCCCACGGCTGGTCAGTCGACCTCGTGGCGTCATCGTCCGGCGGGGCGCGGTTCGAGTTCACCGACGTAGCAGCCGAACCGGAGGCCGTGGCCGCAGAGAACCGAGAAGCGACCGAATAGCTGGACGGCTGACTGACTGATTGGATTGGTGAGTAGAATTACACGTCTGCGGGACAGTTGCGACGTTCGCCACATTTTTATCTGCGATACGGCAACTGCGGGCATGGTTACGGTCCGCGCACCCGCCACGAGCGCCAATCTCGGAAGTGGGTTCGACGTTTTCGGAGTGGCTCTCGACCGCCCCGCTGACGTCGTTCACGTCGAAAAGGCGGACCGCACAACAATCGAGGTCACGGGCGTCGGTCGCCAGTACATTCCGACTGACCCGGACCGAAACGTCGTCGGTGCCGTCGCCGAGGCACTCGACGCCCCCGCACACATTCGTATCGACAAAGGTGTCCGGCCCTCGTCGGGTCTCGGGTCGTCGGCCGCGAGTTCCGCCGCGGCCGCAGTCGCCCTGAACGAACTGTACGACCGCGGACTCTCCCGCGAGGAACTCGTCCCGGTCGCCGCTGAGGGGGAGGCAGTCGTCTCCGGCGAACCCCACGCCGACAACGTCGCGCCCGCACTGCTCGGCGGTTTCACCGTCGCAACCGACGACGGAGTCACGACTGTCGACGCCGACATCCCGCTCGTCGCGTGCCTTCCCGAAATCGCCGTCTCGACTCGCGATGCACGGCGTGTCGTCCCGAGTCGGGCCAGCATCGAAGACATGGTTCACACGGTCGGTCGGGCAGCGACGCTCGCTGTCGGGATGTGCCGTCGCGACCCCGAACTCGTCGGGGCCGGGATGGACGACCGCATCGTCACGCCGGCACGAGCGGAACTCATCACCGGCTATCACGATGTTCGAGAGGCGGCACTCGAAGCCGGGGCGGAAGGCGTCACCGTCTCAGGTGCCGGCCCGTCGGTTCTCAGTGTGTGCCACGCCAGCGACCGAACTCGCGTTGCGGGTGCGATGCTCGAAGCCTTCGACGAGACCGATGTGGCTGCCCGCGCCTACAAGACGCGTGTCGGTCGCGGCGCTGAAATATTTGATATCTGAATGGTATAGAGAGAACAACTAGCACACCAAATTATGGTGTTTTTTGGACCCTGAGCCACTGGAAAAAGTTCTCACGGTCCGTGTTAACACGATTCCGAGAAGACTTTTCTCATTTACGCGAGACATTCAGGATATGCAACGAGCACTCGTCGTCGTCAGTCCGAACGAACGGTCGAATCGAATCCTCCGCGAAGCAGGCGAACTCGCCGCCGGCAGCGGAGCGGAACTCGTCGTCCTCACCGTCCTCCCCGACGAGGAGTTCGAGCGCACGCGCTCGGCCCTCGCCGATGTCGGGTCGTCCGATGTCGTCTACGGCATCGACCAGGCAACCGAGTCGGCCACGCGCAAAGCCAAGCGTCTCGCACGCGAGGCTCTCGACGACCTCGATGTCGACTACCGAGTCGTCGCCGACATCGGCCCGGAAGTCGATTCGGTTCTCGAAACGGCCGAGGCGGAATCGTGCGACCACCTCTTCGTGTCCGGTCGCCGCCGCTCGCCGACAGGGAAGCTTCTCTCTCGGGACGTGACCCAGACGGTCATGCTCAACTTCGACGGGCCGGTCACCGTCCTCCTCGGCGAAGAGTCAGAGACGGAAGACGACTCGAATCGGAAGTCCCGCGCGCTCGCGTAAGACTGCCAAGAGAACCCGCGTACGTGGACGCGTCGGCGACGAACACGATTCTCATTTTCCGACACCGCCGACAGTCGTACCTCGAAAACGCGCATTACTGCCGACCTGTAGACACCACTGTCGACCTGTAGAGACTGGTCCGTGTGTCACGCGTCGTTCGGCGACAACAATCTAAGCGTCGCGCTCACGACTGTTTCGTAGCAAAAGCGGTCGAAATCGGTACGAGAGTGGAGTGAGAAGTCGCTTAGACGCCGCGGCCTTGCAGCTTCTTCTCTTCGGGCATGTCGACGTTCGCTTCGCCCTTCATGCCCTTGCCGATGCCGGAGGCGATGTCGGCGAGTTTCTCGGGGTCGTCCCAGTTGTTGACGGCCTCGACGACTGCCTCGCCCATCGTCTCTGGGTCCTCTGCGCCGAAGATGCCGGAGCCGACGAAGATACCGTCACACTCGTGGTACATCATGAGCGCCGCGTCGGCGGGCGTCGCGATGCCACCGGCGGCGAAGTTCACGACCGGCAGCCGACCCATCTCGGCTGTCTCGTGGACGAGGTCAGCAGGTGCTTCGTGCTCGCGAGCCCACTTCTCGCGCTCGTCGAAGTTCAGACCCGTAAGCGTCCGAATCTGGTTTTTGATGGTCCGCTGGTGAGTGACGGCCTGGTTGACGTCGCCAGTACCGGCTTCTCCCTTGGTGCGAATCATCGCGGCACCCTCGTTGATGCGGCGGAGCGCCTCGGGGAGGTTGCGCGCACCACAGACGAACGGCGACGTGAACTCGCGCTTGTCGATGTGGTATTCGTTGTCCGCCGGGGTGAGAACCTCACTCTCGTCGACCATGTCGACACCGATAGCTTCGAGAATCTGTGCTTCGGTGTAGTGGCCGATGCGGGCCTTGCCCATCACCGGGATGGAGACGGCGTCGATGATTTCTTTGACCTTCTCGGGGTCGGCCATCCGAGAGACGCCACCACGCTTGCGGATGTCGGCCGGAACGGCTTCGAGTGCCATTACGGCGACTGCGCCCGCCTCCTCGGCAATCTTCGCTTGCTCTGCGTTGACAACGTCCATGATGACGCCGCCTTTCTGCATCTGGGCGAACCCGCGCTTGACGAGTTCGGTCCCACGCCGGAGTTCCTCAAGGTCGGTCTCCTCAGCCATGTCCGTGGGTTGCGACCGGGTACACTTAAGCAATCGCTTCCGCTCGTCAGTTCTTCGCACGGTCGGCCCCTCCATGGGTGAGACCGGCACCGCTTTGGCTTCCCCCTACTTCGGCGTGTATATGGACGAGGCGACGCGATTACGCCACATACTCGACGACCCGAGACGCCTCTTCGGCGACGACGACTTGCCGCCCACGACGAATCTGCCGCGGTGGCTCGCGCCCCTCCCGGAGTGGCTGGAAAATTTCGGACTCAATATCGCGTGGCTCGTCGTCGTCATCAACCTCGTCGGGACCGCGTTCGGGTTCTGGTACTACGGCTTCCAGTTCAGCATCGAACCGACGGTAATGTGGCCGCTCGTTCCCGATAGCCCCGTCGCTACGCTCTTTATCGCACTCTCACTCGCGTTCTGGAAACTCGGGCGGTCGAACGAGTATATCAACGCGCTCGCGTTCTTCGGCTGTCTCAAACTCGGGTTGTGGACGCCGTACGTGCTTCTCGTGTTCAAAAGCGACTTCTCGTATCTCCACTGGGCGATGTACAACTTCCTCTTTTGGAGCCACCTCGCCATGGTCGTCGAGGCGTTTCTCATCCAGCGCTACGCCCGGTTTCCCATCGGTGCCGTCCTCGTCGCGGTCGTCTGGTACGGTTTCAACGACCTCGTCGACTACTTCGTCCCCATCGTCGGGTCGGCGCACCACACGCTCATTCCCGCCGAACCAATCGTCGATGGCGTCGTCCAGCACGTCGCGCCAGCCCACGAACTCGCCGCCGCCGGTGCTGTCGTACTGACGTTCGCGGCGACGTTCCTCGCGCTTGCGACGCGGGTAGAGAAGGTCGAACACGGCGCGGTCTGAATCACAAACGCAACACAGTTCGAATCGGCACCAACCGGCCCGACGTGTACGTTTTTAGGCCTCCGAATCCAACTGCTCACTCGATGACTCTTTTCGACCGCGTGGCTGACCTGCCGCTCACCGTCGAGTCTGTCACCCGCGACCGCTTCGAGAGCGACACGTCGAGTGACTTTCTCCGCAAGACAACGGTCTTCTCACTCTCCGGCGACGGCGACGTTGGCCGTGGCGAAGACGTAACGTACGACTCGGAGGACCACGACGCCCTCGCTGACGCGCCCGACGACGTGTTTGACCTTCAGGGGGCGTACGACTCCTTCGCCGACTTCTCCGCTGCTCTCGACGATGTGGACCTGTTCCCGACGAAGGGACCCGAACGCGAGACATCGGTGCACTACCGTCGCTGGGCGCTCGAATCCGCCGGACTCGACCTCGCGCTCCGACAGCACGGGACCGACCTCGCGGCGGCACTCGGTCGCGAGCGCGACCCGGTTCGGTTCGTGGTGAGCACGCGACTCGGCGACTCACCATCGGCCGACCGAATCGAGATGCTCCTCGACCGCGACCCCGACTGCGAGTTCAAACTGGACCCCACGTCGGCGTGGGACGACGACCTCGTGGCGACCCTCGCCGAGCGGGACTGTGTCCGCATCCTCGACCTCAAGGGCCAGTACAAGAACACCTCTGTCGATCAGGAAGCAGACCCTGCACTCTACGAGCGAATCATCTCGGGATTCCCCGACGCCGTGATAGAAGACCCCGAGTTCACCGACGAGACCCGACCGTTATTCGACGGCGAGAAATCGCGTGTTTCGTGGGACGCGCCGATTACGGGCGTCGAGTCGGTCGAAGAACTCCCGTTCGAACCGTCGTGGCTCAATATCAAGCCTTCGCGGTTCGGGACCGTCGAGTCACTCTTCGAGACCATCGAGTACGCCGAGGCTCGCGGCATGTCCCTGTACGGCGGCGGCCAGTTCGAACTCGATGTGGGACGCGACCACATCCAACTGCTCGCGTCGGTGTTCTATCCGGACGGCCCGAACGACGTAGCTCCTCGCGGCTACAATCTCCCGGACCCGCCGAGCGGACTTCCGCGGAGTCCGCTGACCCCGAGTAACGACCCGTCGGGTCTCGAGTTCTAAAGAGTACAGCGAGAGTTCCACGGACCACCTGACCGTGGTACTCTACACCGTCTGGACTGCTATCGGTGGTTGGTTGTGCGACACGTTGGCGGCCCCGCACACACCAGAGCAATACCGGTCTTCCCTCGTACCGTCTCGTTATTCCATCACCAGCGGCCGCGACCCGAATCAACACCGCTGTTGAAAGCGGTTGGACGAGCCTGTCGGGACCGCGAGGCTAGACGCTACACGAACGGCGTCCTCGGCCGTCAGTTCGCCGATTTGAATCGGAACCGGGTCTAGATGAGTTGGGTCGTCGGTGGTTTGTGAGTACCATTCAAGATATTCCTTTTCGAGGTCAGTCAGCGGGCGACGCTGAACGATGTGCCCGTCCATCCGGACGACTATCCGTGCATTTTCGACCGAATCAGGGAGGAATGTCTGAAACGTGGGACCGAACAAGGACCGGATATACCGGTTCTCTTCTGTGGGTGCAGCTACTTCGTAGGCTTCCCCACGGGTCTGGATACTAATGTCGTCTGAGACGAGGTCGTTTCGTCCAATTGAACTCTCAAAACGGTGTTGGAGGTTTTTTGATGAGTTCCAATCCGGTTTTTCGAGTGTGACAGAGACCCTCCCGGACGGTTCGAGAAGGCGACGAACTCTTGTCACCGCCTCACGAACTGGTTGTGATTCAGCACTCACAATACCGACCTGCGTCTTTGTTGCAGAAAGCTCGGGGAGGGAAAGTGCTACACTCGCAGCGGCTTCGTGGAGTGCTTCGACACGTTGGACTAGGAGTGGTGTTTCCCAAGGCCAACTGGACGACCCATCGATATCAGAGAGCGAACCTCCGTCGGTTGTGTAGGTCTCAATCGAGAGAGTGGTCAGGCCCCATAATCGACGGTGGCAGTGGCAGTGTAGCCGCGTTCTTCGAGAGTCCTTTCGACATCCCTCGCTGCAGCTCCTTGATCGAATGGCACCTTAACGAGAGTAACCCGTGACTGTAGAGTTAAGACTGCAGACATACTGGAACAGGAAAGGGTTCGCCCCGAACCAGCCACACAACCAGCAAGGCTACTGGCTGTCAAGAGAGAGATGATCCTGAGAATCCACCGCCGTGATGGCTTTTCCATATGCTTGCTCATAACTCAGCGATAGAAAGGTTCGGGTGGTCGCCGACTACGTCTTGACGCCTGCCGCAATACCTCGTTCGAGTAATTCGACGAGAGATACCACTTCAGAATTCAACGATTCCTGTTCCGCTCCAGAGAGTGTCTTTATCCGCTTGATATGAGTGAACAGTCCGTTGAGTCGTTGCTTCGGGGAGAACATCTTTTGTGGCGCTTGTTTGCTTGAAAGCGTTCCGTCACTGAGACCGATAGCGACCGATTTCGGCTCCCGAAGCGACTGATTTGTAATCGGCCGTACCGACCTGAGAGAGTGACGATTCTTTCTCAATCGCCTCGAAAACGACAGATTCGACTCACTCCTCGCTGTCCGCGTGGGCGCGGACCCACAACTCGCCGATACGGGAGAGTCGCGTCCGGTAGGACTTCCCTCGTTCTTCCTGCTCGATGTAGCCCTTCCCGCCGGGGCCGAGACGGTCCACGTTGTAGATGACCTTCGAGCGGAAAGAATCGGTGTACTCCTCGTTCATCTCGCGGGCGAGCGCCTCCGCGAGTTCCGAGACGGACCCGAACTCGCCGTGTTCGCCGAGTTTGAACAGGATGACTTCCTCGAACGGCTTGACGTTGGAAAAGGAGGCGACGGGCAGTTCGACGATGTGCCGACCGTCGATTTCCTTCGCGCCGATGGTCGTCCCTCGCTCGTCGAATTCCGAGAGGAGGTCCGAGGCGACGTCGAGGCGTTCGCGGATTCGGTCGGCGTCGATTTCACCGGATTCGAGGATATCCTCCAGCAGGTCGCGGCCGGTTCGGAGTTCCTCGGCGAGTTCGGTCTCCAGATACTTCTCGGGGGCCGTGTAGTAGGTGTGGATGCGGTCTCGGTCGGCCTGCCGTTCTACCATGATGGAGTGCGCGGCGGTTGCGAAGGCAAAGGAGACGGGCCGTGGCATCGCGCTCACGTTGACCCACACCTCACCCGGTTCCTCGTCGTCCCCGCGGAGTTCGTCGTCGGCGTCGAGTTCGGCGTTGATGAGGTCGTAGGCCTGCTCGAATGCGGCGTCGTAGTCGTACACGTCGTCGACGATGACCTGCTCGGTCTCCGCGCCGAGGAGGTTCTGGAAGTCCTTGCCGAGTTTCCCCGACAGGTTCCGCGAGTACTCGACGTTCGCTTCGCTCCCGATAGCGCCTTCGAGGAGGATGACGCGGTCAACGTCCAACTGGTCGCGGATGAGTGGCGCGATGAGTCGGTCGTAGTCGAACCCGACGGGAACGATGTGCGTCTGCATACGCTATACTCCGTGGGAACGTTTATTAATCCCCTCAAGTAGCATACCGTTCAATTGTACATTGCCCATGTTCGCACCTCTCCCGTCGCGGGCTTCACAAGAACCGCAGGGCCGAATGTTATAATCGTTTGGCAGGTGAAGATAATTCTCCCCCTGAATCTCACCCTACGCCCCGGGGGCTGATGGGGGGTCTGTGGTTAGCGGGGCGATGAGTGAGAAACCCGTCGGGGAGTTACTTCCGCCCATTGTGCTTGTGGGGTCGGATTGGACAGGTGAACACCACGTCGGTTGGGATGATGTCTACGTTAGTCGCGTTCTGAATGCGGCTGGCGCTGGTTAGATAGTCTCCATTTTGGTCTGTTCTGACCAAATCCTCCGGGGGTTTACCCCCTTCCTCCACGACAAAATGAACGTGCCACTGAGCAGTGAACGAAGGTCCATCTAACGGAACGACGTGGTCGATATCAAATGGAAGTGGGGCTGGATGTGGGCTATGCTCACTTCCATCTACGCCCGTATCAGTCATGGGTTTGATTAACCAAAGCGGTCTGTGGGCCGCTTCGTTTCCTTCATTATCTTTACTCCCCGGGTGTGGCTCCGATTCCAGCATTTCAAAGAGGGTGTTCTGCCCCCACGCGAACGTGTCTTGTCGCCTATTATTCCCAGTATCGCCGGCGGTTGCTGTCCCTACAAGCGTGGTCCCCCCTGCTACACCTGCTCCGATTGTTTTCAGTACTGTTCGTCTGTCGAAAATATGGTCTGCCATTGTTGGGACCCGTCACTGAATTCCGCGTGCACCATGGTAGCTATAAGCTCCCTTCTTCATGTTAATCGTTGGCTATCAATAGGGGTAGAATTAGATGCTCTCGCTGAGATGGATGGTGCGTAGTCTTCTCCCTAACTGCTTGGCAATCATCCATGTCCCGACCATGGAGACAGTGACCCCCGTTGAGTTGACGGGGGTGAGTCCACCGATACCTGGTTTCTCGAATCGTAGACTTAGAGATTCGTCCGAATTGGGTGGTTAGCAGTGGAATCACTCCGTGTTCGTCGGTCGCATCTTCGCGGTTGTGGTCGATGTAGTTGTAAAAAGGGCCAGACTGACGGGTGGCAAATGACGCTTCGAACGAGCCCATAGATGCTCACGAGGGAATGATTTTTTCGCTTACACTAGTTCAGGTCACCCATGGAACGAAACAAGGCACTCACAGTGTACATCATCCTCCCGTGTCTCCTGTTTGGTGCTGTCTTCGTGGCCGCACTCACGAAGCTCTCTACCAGCGTCAGTCTCATCCAACTCCGCCTGTTGACGACCGCATTCGGTGTGGTCTTGACACTAATCGTCTACACGAAGAAAGACGAATTAGCGAAGCAGTAGGCGTCTGCTCCACTGAGTGGGTTACCACGGGTTGGTTAGCGGCCATCAGCAACGTCAGTCGCGACCCCCTCGGCTACCAACCCACTCCCACACCACCCAAACCCCAACCCCGACCACAAACGCCACTCCAAGATTCACCACGACCCCAACCACGCCCACACCAACCACGAACGCGTACCCCTCCGCCCGAACCAAACTCGTCCGACCCAACTGCACGCCGATAATCGCCAGTACGACGCCGAGCATCGCCACGG
It includes:
- a CDS encoding sensor histidine kinase yields the protein MQGASQWQATPYTIPLGVGAGLFVALGLYLLHRQTERRLIPGAALGALLLFASGLWMGLYALELSRTGFATKVLLNQLGYFGIAPLPLLWFAYVMRHAGFDDLPRSAWAALGSVPVVTIGLVLTNQWHKLIWTDLRLSTQPGYVVLVNEHGVAFTVYIIYAYVLVFAGVGILVRTLFRASGIHRKQTLGLLVGGLIPAAGGIIYITDLSPVSGLNLPALAFSLTSAAVAWSVFRHRLFTLVPVAWESVIESMHDAAIVLDNDRRVLDANPASERLLTRSLEGSYGQLVDDVLLPEVVAALPATPNAEATVTLDGEERDLLVETTPLGEESLTTGTLVLVRDITERTERERQLQRQNERLDEFASVVSHDLRNPLTVACGYLELAQETGDDQYFQRVEEAHDRMETIIEDLLTLARQGETLTDVTPVALKTVAQEAWDSTAVGDATLDVRLDRTIAADRGRLRQLLENLFRNSVEHGETDEFASDDRSITVTVGALDDGFYVEDDGPGIPERERENVFERGYTTHEDGTGFGLPIVKSIADAHGWSVDLVASSSGGARFEFTDVAAEPEAVAAENREATE
- a CDS encoding homoserine kinase, whose product is MVTVRAPATSANLGSGFDVFGVALDRPADVVHVEKADRTTIEVTGVGRQYIPTDPDRNVVGAVAEALDAPAHIRIDKGVRPSSGLGSSAASSAAAAVALNELYDRGLSREELVPVAAEGEAVVSGEPHADNVAPALLGGFTVATDDGVTTVDADIPLVACLPEIAVSTRDARRVVPSRASIEDMVHTVGRAATLAVGMCRRDPELVGAGMDDRIVTPARAELITGYHDVREAALEAGAEGVTVSGAGPSVLSVCHASDRTRVAGAMLEAFDETDVAARAYKTRVGRGAEIFDI
- a CDS encoding universal stress protein, whose amino-acid sequence is MQRALVVVSPNERSNRILREAGELAAGSGAELVVLTVLPDEEFERTRSALADVGSSDVVYGIDQATESATRKAKRLAREALDDLDVDYRVVADIGPEVDSVLETAEAESCDHLFVSGRRRSPTGKLLSRDVTQTVMLNFDGPVTVLLGEESETEDDSNRKSRALA
- the pdxS gene encoding pyridoxal 5'-phosphate synthase lyase subunit PdxS; this encodes MAEETDLEELRRGTELVKRGFAQMQKGGVIMDVVNAEQAKIAEEAGAVAVMALEAVPADIRKRGGVSRMADPEKVKEIIDAVSIPVMGKARIGHYTEAQILEAIGVDMVDESEVLTPADNEYHIDKREFTSPFVCGARNLPEALRRINEGAAMIRTKGEAGTGDVNQAVTHQRTIKNQIRTLTGLNFDEREKWAREHEAPADLVHETAEMGRLPVVNFAAGGIATPADAALMMYHECDGIFVGSGIFGAEDPETMGEAVVEAVNNWDDPEKLADIASGIGKGMKGEANVDMPEEKKLQGRGV
- a CDS encoding DUF1405 domain-containing protein — its product is MDEATRLRHILDDPRRLFGDDDLPPTTNLPRWLAPLPEWLENFGLNIAWLVVVINLVGTAFGFWYYGFQFSIEPTVMWPLVPDSPVATLFIALSLAFWKLGRSNEYINALAFFGCLKLGLWTPYVLLVFKSDFSYLHWAMYNFLFWSHLAMVVEAFLIQRYARFPIGAVLVAVVWYGFNDLVDYFVPIVGSAHHTLIPAEPIVDGVVQHVAPAHELAAAGAVVLTFAATFLALATRVEKVEHGAV
- a CDS encoding enolase-like domain-containing protein, yielding MTLFDRVADLPLTVESVTRDRFESDTSSDFLRKTTVFSLSGDGDVGRGEDVTYDSEDHDALADAPDDVFDLQGAYDSFADFSAALDDVDLFPTKGPERETSVHYRRWALESAGLDLALRQHGTDLAAALGRERDPVRFVVSTRLGDSPSADRIEMLLDRDPDCEFKLDPTSAWDDDLVATLAERDCVRILDLKGQYKNTSVDQEADPALYERIISGFPDAVIEDPEFTDETRPLFDGEKSRVSWDAPITGVESVEELPFEPSWLNIKPSRFGTVESLFETIEYAEARGMSLYGGGQFELDVGRDHIQLLASVFYPDGPNDVAPRGYNLPDPPSGLPRSPLTPSNDPSGLEF
- a CDS encoding HFX_2341 family transcriptional regulator, which translates into the protein MQTHIVPVGFDYDRLIAPLIRDQLDVDRVILLEGAIGSEANVEYSRNLSGKLGKDFQNLLGAETEQVIVDDVYDYDAAFEQAYDLINAELDADDELRGDDEEPGEVWVNVSAMPRPVSFAFATAAHSIMVERQADRDRIHTYYTAPEKYLETELAEELRTGRDLLEDILESGEIDADRIRERLDVASDLLSEFDERGTTIGAKEIDGRHIVELPVASFSNVKPFEEVILFKLGEHGEFGSVSELAEALAREMNEEYTDSFRSKVIYNVDRLGPGGKGYIEQEERGKSYRTRLSRIGELWVRAHADSEE